In Bacillus sp. KH172YL63, one genomic interval encodes:
- a CDS encoding PH domain-containing protein, whose amino-acid sequence MIGEPEKRISPLALKVWRIYGVFESLIVALLAAGVIVLAYLFDWPVWATIASAGVLIVCTYLFVFFIPTIRWKRWRYEVREQEIELQRGIFIVKRTLVPMVRVQHVDTVQGPILKRYRLSTITISTAATVHEIPALDVEEAEELRHSISRLARVAEDDV is encoded by the coding sequence ATGATAGGTGAACCGGAGAAAAGAATTTCGCCGTTGGCTTTGAAGGTGTGGCGGATCTATGGGGTGTTTGAGTCACTCATAGTCGCTTTGCTTGCAGCAGGGGTCATCGTGCTTGCCTATTTGTTTGACTGGCCGGTATGGGCGACGATTGCATCGGCCGGCGTATTGATTGTATGTACATATTTGTTTGTGTTTTTCATTCCGACGATCAGGTGGAAGAGATGGCGGTATGAAGTGAGGGAGCAGGAGATCGAGCTCCAGAGGGGGATTTTCATCGTGAAGCGGACGCTTGTCCCGATGGTGCGGGTGCAGCATGTGGACACGGTGCAGGGGCCGATCCTGAAGCGGTACCGGTTATCGACGATCACGATTTCAACGGCTGCGACCGTTCATGAGATTCCTGCGCTGGATGTGGAGGAAGCGGAAGAATTGAGACATTCGATTTCCCGATTGGCGAGGGTGGCAGAAGATGATGTCTGA
- a CDS encoding PH domain-containing protein gives MSEPKRLHPISAVASFVKQLKEMVVPFVFLFVLNRGEKSGFLDYLPLLVMVAVPVFVLVSGIVKWLRFSYRLEEGELRIEYGLFVKKKRYIPIERIQSLNFSEGILHRPFGLVKVKVETAGSSNPRESEAELTAVSKEEAVELERLIYREKKNASADRAEEQPEVERSAKAYFSLSAKDLWVLAATSGGIGVILSGVMLFVSQFNEFIPYEAVYDELAVFVRSGVLIVAVAALAGLLFTWLLSILWTFVIYGDFQIKLVDSHIVMTRGLLEKKQVTVPLNRVQGIRVVENPLRQLLGYCTVHIENAGGSVLEKDSTSIKLLPIVRKKRVAELLKGIFPDYVIEENYKRLPRRSLRRYVFRQSVSVLVLSGAACYFFWPYGSLALLLTVPFGMWGYMQYRTGGWRIDDGQLSLQYRGFLKHTMYMKKNRIQSMDGNESWFQSRKGLATLTTTVKSGETGHASGLKDLEKEDLRRIASWFSHRA, from the coding sequence ATGTCTGAACCGAAACGCCTTCATCCGATTTCTGCAGTGGCAAGCTTCGTCAAGCAATTGAAAGAGATGGTCGTCCCGTTTGTATTCCTGTTTGTACTCAACAGGGGAGAGAAGAGCGGTTTCTTGGATTACCTGCCTTTATTGGTCATGGTGGCGGTTCCTGTGTTCGTTCTCGTTTCAGGGATCGTGAAATGGCTGCGCTTTTCCTACCGGCTGGAAGAAGGTGAGCTCAGGATCGAGTATGGATTATTCGTGAAAAAGAAAAGGTATATTCCCATTGAACGGATCCAGAGCCTGAATTTCTCCGAGGGTATTTTACACCGTCCCTTCGGATTGGTGAAAGTGAAGGTCGAAACGGCCGGATCTTCCAATCCCCGGGAGTCGGAAGCGGAACTGACTGCTGTTTCCAAAGAAGAAGCGGTGGAGTTGGAACGCTTGATTTACCGGGAGAAGAAAAATGCCTCAGCAGACAGGGCGGAGGAGCAGCCGGAAGTGGAGCGCTCCGCAAAAGCTTATTTCTCCCTGTCGGCAAAAGACCTCTGGGTATTGGCTGCCACTTCAGGTGGGATCGGGGTCATTTTGTCCGGTGTGATGCTCTTTGTTTCACAGTTTAACGAATTCATCCCCTATGAGGCGGTGTATGATGAGTTGGCGGTGTTTGTGAGGAGCGGTGTATTGATCGTGGCGGTGGCTGCGTTGGCAGGACTCCTTTTTACATGGCTTCTGTCGATACTATGGACGTTTGTCATTTATGGGGATTTTCAAATCAAGTTGGTGGACAGTCATATCGTCATGACGAGGGGCCTTCTTGAAAAGAAGCAGGTGACCGTTCCGTTGAACAGGGTCCAGGGGATACGGGTAGTGGAAAATCCCCTCAGGCAGCTGTTGGGTTATTGCACTGTCCACATTGAAAATGCAGGCGGATCCGTGTTGGAAAAAGACAGTACGAGCATCAAACTGCTGCCGATCGTGAGGAAGAAACGGGTGGCGGAATTGTTAAAGGGGATCTTCCCTGATTACGTTATCGAGGAGAATTACAAGAGGCTTCCCCGGCGTTCGTTAAGAAGATATGTATTCAGGCAGTCCGTCTCGGTGCTCGTCCTTTCAGGCGCTGCGTGCTACTTCTTCTGGCCTTATGGTTCCCTTGCCCTCCTTTTGACCGTCCCGTTCGGCATGTGGGGCTATATGCAGTACCGGACCGGCGGCTGGAGGATCGATGACGGGCAGTTATCCCTGCAGTATAGAGGGTTTTTGAAGCATACAATGTATATGAAGAAGAACCGTATTCAATCGATGGACGGAAATGAAAGCTGGTTTCAATCGAGGAAGGGGCTTGCGACGCTCACGACTACGGTCAAATCCGGAGAGACCGGTCATGCAAGCGGGCTCAAGGATTTAGAGAAAGAAGATCTGAGGCGCATTGCTTCCTGGTTCTCCCATCGCGCATGA
- a CDS encoding rhomboid family intramembrane serine protease: protein MFVRTESFSQFIRFYPIISLIVLIHIILYGVSALPIFPQLWVYEQLAGVNLFIRDGEWWRLITPIFVHMGFAHLLFNSFSLVLFGPPLEKHLGKAKFLGLYLASGVFANIITYLIKPLTYSHVGASGAIFGLFGFYIAMIVTKHPFITKESRQVILPIVVIGVIMTFMQSGINITAHLFGLIGGFVISMIGGRK from the coding sequence ATGTTTGTCAGGACTGAAAGCTTTTCACAATTTATACGATTCTATCCCATTATTTCCTTGATTGTATTGATTCATATCATCTTGTACGGGGTGAGTGCACTCCCTATCTTCCCCCAACTGTGGGTGTATGAGCAACTCGCAGGTGTGAACCTTTTCATCAGGGACGGGGAATGGTGGCGATTGATCACGCCGATCTTTGTCCATATGGGATTTGCCCATCTTCTGTTCAACTCGTTCTCACTCGTCTTATTCGGGCCGCCACTTGAAAAACATCTCGGCAAGGCTAAATTCCTCGGACTTTATCTTGCAAGCGGCGTGTTCGCCAATATCATCACCTATCTGATCAAGCCCCTCACCTACAGTCACGTCGGGGCGTCCGGGGCCATCTTCGGATTGTTCGGCTTCTATATCGCCATGATCGTCACGAAGCACCCGTTCATCACGAAAGAAAGCCGGCAGGTCATCCTTCCGATCGTCGTCATCGGTGTCATCATGACATTTATGCAATCCGGCATCAACATCACCGCTCATCTCTTCGGATTGATCGGGGGATTTGTGATCAGCATGATTGGAGGACGAAAGTAA
- the uvsE gene encoding UV DNA damage repair endonuclease UvsE, protein MTLIKLGYVAMSMNLQNASPSQTMTFKQFSGIKDREAAVLKLERIARSNLENCLRLLKHNVMNDIRFFRFSSKLIPLANHPELKGWDYLSPLRDELEAIGEYVARHPMRVGFHPDHFVLLNSGDVYVLKNSLKTLKMHEGLLKGMGIDPAHRCVLHVGGAYDDKEKALEQFIHNWGLTPVDLQRMVILENDDTVFNVSDVLYLCEKLAIPLVFDYHHHLANHERDWKLDWERVAGTWSGSPLPVKMHISSPRSKEDYRAHADFIDPGMFLDFLHGIKGSVDEIDCMIEAKKKDDALFRLVADLEGADGIEWVDKGSFVLK, encoded by the coding sequence ATGACACTCATTAAACTCGGCTATGTGGCCATGAGCATGAATCTTCAAAATGCGTCCCCTTCGCAGACGATGACGTTTAAGCAGTTTTCCGGGATCAAGGATCGGGAGGCGGCGGTGCTTAAGTTGGAGCGGATTGCGAGATCGAATCTGGAGAATTGTCTGCGTTTGTTGAAGCATAATGTGATGAATGATATCCGGTTTTTCCGTTTCAGTTCGAAGTTGATTCCTCTTGCGAATCATCCGGAGTTGAAGGGGTGGGATTATCTTTCGCCTTTACGGGATGAGCTTGAGGCAATAGGGGAGTACGTGGCGCGTCATCCGATGAGGGTGGGGTTTCATCCTGATCATTTTGTTCTGCTGAATTCGGGAGATGTGTATGTGTTGAAGAATTCCTTGAAGACGTTGAAGATGCATGAAGGGTTATTGAAGGGGATGGGAATCGATCCTGCCCACAGGTGTGTGCTTCATGTGGGCGGGGCGTATGATGATAAGGAGAAGGCGCTTGAGCAGTTCATCCATAATTGGGGTTTGACGCCGGTTGATCTTCAGCGGATGGTCATCCTGGAAAATGATGATACAGTGTTCAATGTGAGTGATGTTTTGTATTTGTGTGAGAAGCTGGCGATTCCGCTGGTGTTCGATTATCATCATCATCTTGCGAATCATGAGCGGGACTGGAAGCTGGATTGGGAAAGGGTGGCCGGGACGTGGAGCGGGTCGCCGTTGCCTGTGAAGATGCATATTTCGAGCCCCCGGTCGAAGGAGGACTATAGAGCCCATGCGGATTTTATCGATCCGGGTATGTTCCTTGATTTCCTTCATGGGATCAAGGGGTCTGTGGATGAGATTGATTGTATGATTGAAGCGAAGAAGAAGGATGATGCGCTGTTCCGACTGGTGGCGGATTTGGAGGGTGCGGATGGGATCGAGTGGGTCGATAAGGGTTCTTTTGTGCTGAAGTGA
- a CDS encoding UDP-N-acetylmuramoyl-tripeptide--D-alanyl-D-alanine ligase has translation MFQKMIKEICTMLDVKNDLSSFADVVVKGVSIDTRKIEKGNLFVPFKGENVDGHQFVRNAIENGASAALWDHNVPNPPEDIPVIVVEDPLLALQSLANQYRHELDLKVVGITGSNGKTTTKDIVANLLSVKYRVYKTQGNYNNHIGLPLTILSLPQDSEVAVLEMGMSGFGEIELLSDISQPDAAIITNIGESHLQDLGSREGIAKAKLEIVKGLKPDGLFAYYGDEPLLQDGVKELNLNHVETFGRGESNTIYPTRIEMDNQGSHFETSMAEGETFFLPVLGQHNIHNALAGILIARKFGLSVEEMKEGLQTLKLTQMRMEMVEGKKGESIINDAYNASPTSMKAAIGLVSELSGFQTKVLVLGDMLELGEQEEAFHEEIGRLIDPGSIQHVFTFGRLGGYIGKGALQNFPEDRVHSFTDKGELISSLSSFIKGDELVLFKASRGMKLEEVIEGLQDV, from the coding sequence ATGTTCCAAAAAATGATTAAAGAGATTTGTACGATGCTCGATGTGAAAAATGATCTTTCCAGCTTTGCTGACGTTGTAGTAAAAGGTGTGTCCATCGATACAAGAAAGATTGAAAAAGGCAACCTGTTTGTTCCTTTTAAAGGAGAAAACGTCGACGGTCATCAGTTTGTCCGCAATGCGATTGAAAACGGGGCATCGGCTGCCCTTTGGGATCACAATGTCCCGAACCCTCCGGAGGATATCCCGGTCATCGTGGTGGAGGACCCGCTTCTTGCCCTGCAGTCACTGGCGAATCAGTATCGTCACGAACTTGATCTGAAAGTGGTCGGCATTACCGGAAGCAACGGGAAAACAACGACGAAGGATATTGTGGCGAACCTCCTGTCAGTAAAGTACCGCGTCTATAAAACACAGGGAAATTACAATAACCATATCGGCCTTCCGCTGACGATTCTATCACTGCCGCAAGATTCAGAGGTGGCCGTTTTGGAGATGGGGATGAGCGGTTTCGGCGAAATTGAGCTTCTTTCTGATATTTCGCAGCCAGATGCAGCCATCATCACGAACATCGGAGAATCACATCTTCAGGACCTCGGCTCACGTGAAGGCATCGCAAAGGCGAAGCTTGAAATTGTGAAAGGCTTGAAGCCTGATGGTCTATTCGCCTATTACGGAGACGAGCCTCTTTTGCAGGATGGGGTGAAAGAACTGAACTTGAATCACGTGGAAACGTTCGGACGAGGTGAATCCAATACGATTTATCCAACCCGTATCGAGATGGATAACCAAGGAAGTCATTTCGAAACATCGATGGCAGAAGGAGAGACGTTCTTCCTGCCGGTGCTCGGTCAGCATAATATCCATAACGCCCTTGCAGGGATCCTGATAGCCCGCAAGTTCGGTTTGAGTGTGGAAGAAATGAAAGAAGGCTTGCAAACATTAAAGCTGACGCAAATGCGGATGGAAATGGTGGAAGGGAAGAAGGGGGAAAGCATCATCAATGATGCGTACAACGCGAGCCCCACTTCCATGAAAGCGGCGATCGGACTCGTATCCGAGCTGTCCGGATTTCAGACGAAAGTCCTCGTACTTGGGGATATGCTCGAACTCGGTGAGCAGGAAGAGGCGTTCCACGAAGAAATCGGCCGTCTGATCGATCCGGGAAGCATCCAGCATGTATTCACATTCGGACGCCTCGGCGGATATATCGGTAAGGGTGCACTGCAGAACTTCCCGGAAGACCGGGTGCATTCGTTCACCGATAAAGGCGAATTGATCTCTTCATTATCTTCCTTCATTAAAGGGGATGAACTGGTTTTATTTAAGGCTTCAAGGGGAATGAAATTAGAAGAAGTCATTGAGGGACTGCAGGACGTTTAA
- a CDS encoding D-alanine--D-alanine ligase: MKTKLCLLYGGKSAEHNVSLQTAKAVIGALDLNKYEIHPIFISTEGAWIKGPQLNAPVEDVKALQFKDGEEISPNALSTSISPSGSEGYDMIFPLLHGPNGEDGTVQGMLELLNLPYVGNGVLASSAGMDKVIMKNLFAQAGIPQVGYTWFIRSTWKGNPEAAYKQVEEEIGYPCFVKPANLGSSVGISKCTSREELKAAFIEAFQFDRKIIIEEGVKAREIEIGVLGNDQPECSVAGEIVPKKDFYDYKAKYEDGDTALIIPAEVEGSVYNEMKKIAIDSYKALDCSGLVRADFFLTEDGRIYMNEVNTMPGFTPFSMFPLLWKHTGVDYPSLIGKLVELGMERHQEKQTIKHTM; this comes from the coding sequence ATGAAAACGAAGTTATGCTTGCTGTACGGCGGTAAATCCGCTGAACATAATGTGTCTTTGCAAACAGCCAAGGCCGTGATCGGTGCCCTGGACTTAAATAAATATGAAATCCACCCTATTTTCATCTCAACGGAAGGCGCCTGGATCAAAGGTCCACAGCTGAATGCCCCGGTTGAAGATGTGAAAGCATTGCAATTCAAAGACGGTGAAGAGATTTCTCCGAATGCGCTAAGCACGTCCATCTCACCTTCAGGATCTGAAGGATATGACATGATCTTCCCGCTGCTTCACGGACCAAACGGTGAAGACGGTACCGTTCAAGGGATGCTTGAACTGTTGAATCTGCCGTATGTCGGAAATGGCGTCCTTGCTTCATCTGCCGGCATGGATAAAGTGATCATGAAGAATCTGTTCGCACAGGCAGGCATTCCGCAGGTGGGGTACACCTGGTTCATCCGCAGCACGTGGAAAGGAAATCCTGAAGCGGCGTATAAGCAAGTGGAAGAGGAAATCGGCTATCCTTGCTTCGTGAAGCCTGCGAACCTTGGATCTTCAGTCGGCATCAGCAAATGTACGTCACGTGAAGAGCTGAAGGCTGCCTTCATTGAAGCGTTCCAGTTCGACCGTAAGATCATCATTGAAGAAGGCGTAAAAGCACGTGAAATCGAGATTGGCGTATTGGGCAACGACCAGCCTGAATGCTCGGTTGCAGGTGAGATCGTCCCTAAAAAGGACTTCTACGATTACAAAGCAAAGTATGAAGACGGCGATACGGCCCTCATCATTCCTGCAGAAGTAGAAGGCAGCGTTTATAATGAAATGAAGAAAATCGCGATTGATTCGTATAAAGCCCTTGATTGTTCAGGACTTGTACGTGCCGACTTCTTCTTGACGGAAGATGGCCGGATCTACATGAATGAAGTGAACACGATGCCTGGCTTCACACCATTCAGCATGTTCCCTCTGCTATGGAAGCATACGGGTGTCGACTACCCGAGCCTAATCGGTAAGCTGGTAGAGCTTGGCATGGAGCGTCATCAAGAGAAACAAACCATCAAACATACAATGTAG
- a CDS encoding nuclease-related domain-containing protein produces MFCKDLQIPLSIEKNQALLWRLPLHHQKYPVVEKDLKKKKAGYNGESTVYYHLSFLKDKRYKIFHNVRLPLFSKYFQIDFLILTPAYILLIEVKNISGMVSIDPFIKQLTRTRNGVAEGFNDPVSQVQRQKLLLQKWFSVQKLKHPPIEHLVVFSHPSTILNYAKTPPKDSPYRNIIHAQNIIDKIKEVNNALSKEVLSDREVNRIKKLILKSHMENELDVELTYGITKTDIITGVRCEHCEHIPMTRVYASWRCGKCERFGKYAHHQAIRDYFLLINKNITNRELRDFLHLSSRTTAYKMLKEFKMEGERKAAFYYNPQK; encoded by the coding sequence TTGTTCTGTAAAGATCTACAAATTCCCCTCAGTATTGAAAAGAATCAAGCTTTATTATGGAGGCTGCCCCTCCATCATCAAAAGTATCCCGTTGTAGAGAAGGATTTAAAGAAAAAGAAGGCTGGATACAACGGTGAATCGACGGTATATTATCACCTCAGCTTTTTAAAAGATAAGAGATACAAAATTTTTCATAACGTAAGGCTCCCGCTTTTCTCGAAATACTTTCAAATTGATTTCCTCATTCTTACCCCAGCTTATATTTTGTTGATCGAGGTTAAGAACATTTCAGGAATGGTATCGATCGATCCCTTTATCAAACAGTTAACCCGCACGCGTAACGGGGTTGCCGAAGGATTCAATGACCCTGTTTCCCAAGTGCAAAGGCAAAAGCTATTGCTCCAAAAGTGGTTCAGTGTCCAGAAACTGAAGCATCCTCCCATTGAACACCTCGTCGTATTCAGTCACCCTTCCACCATATTGAATTACGCCAAAACACCACCCAAGGATTCTCCTTACAGGAATATCATTCATGCGCAGAACATCATTGATAAGATCAAGGAGGTAAATAACGCCCTGTCAAAAGAGGTTTTATCGGATAGAGAAGTTAATAGGATAAAAAAACTGATATTAAAAAGTCATATGGAAAATGAACTGGATGTTGAATTGACATATGGGATAACGAAAACTGACATCATCACAGGTGTCCGTTGCGAACATTGTGAGCACATCCCGATGACAAGGGTTTATGCTTCCTGGCGTTGCGGTAAGTGTGAGAGGTTTGGTAAATATGCACATCATCAAGCGATACGTGATTATTTTCTCCTGATTAACAAGAATATTACCAACCGTGAGTTAAGGGATTTCCTCCATCTTTCCTCACGCACAACGGCTTATAAAATGTTGAAGGAATTCAAAATGGAGGGTGAAAGGAAAGCAGCCTTTTATTATAATCCTCAAAAATAA
- a CDS encoding LolA family protein has product MKKKLVVLVLTMLAVLMLAACGEKSKEDVTKDLKAKVEDMKGYKADAKMTLQVGDEPQTYDVEVWHNDPNYYRVALKNAAKDQSQMILRNDEGVFVLTPALNKSFRFQSDWPENSSQAYLYESLVKDVVEDKDATFKETKDHYVFTTKTRYQNSQMLPTQEIAFNKKDLMPVSVNVMDSDQNPLVKVEFSKVDMKAAFDKKDFDMKKNMTGAQLEVPVTASVEDDEFTVLYPMSEITGTELIEEKEVATDTGKRVILTYDGEKSFTIVQEKTTVVPTMTVSTSLKGELVDLGFTVAAMTSQSIRWTNNGVDYMLASNDLTPAEMVMVAQSVQGSMVK; this is encoded by the coding sequence ATGAAGAAAAAGCTAGTGGTGCTAGTGCTTACGATGCTGGCGGTGCTGATGCTCGCGGCTTGTGGCGAGAAGTCGAAAGAAGATGTGACCAAGGACCTGAAGGCAAAGGTAGAGGATATGAAGGGGTATAAGGCGGATGCGAAGATGACCCTGCAGGTAGGGGATGAACCACAGACGTACGATGTGGAAGTGTGGCATAATGACCCTAATTATTACCGGGTGGCATTGAAGAACGCTGCGAAAGATCAGAGTCAGATGATTCTGCGTAATGATGAGGGTGTGTTCGTCCTGACGCCGGCTTTGAACAAAAGCTTCCGTTTCCAGAGCGACTGGCCGGAAAACAGCAGTCAAGCCTATTTGTATGAGTCACTTGTGAAAGACGTAGTGGAAGATAAAGATGCGACCTTCAAAGAAACGAAGGACCATTATGTCTTTACGACGAAAACACGTTATCAGAACAGCCAGATGTTGCCTACCCAAGAGATTGCTTTCAATAAGAAAGATTTGATGCCGGTATCTGTCAATGTGATGGACTCGGATCAGAACCCGCTTGTGAAGGTGGAGTTCTCGAAGGTTGATATGAAAGCGGCATTCGACAAGAAAGATTTCGATATGAAGAAAAATATGACCGGTGCCCAGCTTGAGGTCCCTGTAACGGCAAGTGTGGAGGATGATGAATTCACGGTGCTGTATCCGATGTCTGAAATCACCGGCACTGAATTGATAGAAGAAAAAGAAGTGGCGACCGATACAGGCAAACGGGTCATCTTGACGTATGACGGGGAGAAGTCATTCACGATTGTTCAAGAGAAAACAACAGTCGTGCCGACGATGACTGTGTCCACTTCATTAAAAGGCGAATTGGTTGACCTTGGCTTCACGGTTGCTGCGATGACGAGCCAGTCCATCAGATGGACGAATAACGGAGTCGACTATATGCTTGCATCCAATGATCTGACGCCGGCAGAAATGGTGATGGTCGCCCAGTCAGTGCAAGGTTCCATGGTGAAATAA
- the acpS gene encoding holo-ACP synthase, with translation MIKGIGLDIVEISRIQHMLERQPKFMKRILTGKEEDVFFSLSKQRQVEYVAGRFAAKEAYAKANGTGIGTALSFQDIEISKDENGKPFFSKPEGERAHLSITHSREYAAAQVIIEA, from the coding sequence ATGATAAAAGGAATCGGGCTGGATATCGTGGAAATTTCACGCATACAGCACATGCTAGAGCGTCAGCCGAAGTTCATGAAAAGGATTTTGACCGGGAAAGAAGAGGATGTCTTCTTTTCGTTGAGCAAACAGCGTCAGGTTGAGTATGTGGCTGGCCGCTTTGCGGCGAAGGAGGCATATGCGAAGGCGAACGGGACCGGCATTGGTACGGCTTTATCGTTCCAGGATATCGAGATCAGTAAAGATGAAAACGGAAAGCCGTTCTTCTCCAAGCCTGAGGGGGAAAGAGCCCACCTCTCCATCACCCACAGCCGGGAATATGCAGCGGCGCAGGTGATCATTGAAGCGTGA
- a CDS encoding alpha/beta hydrolase, with the protein MIGCLLIHGFTGSPYEVEPLADFLRERTDWQIAVPTLPGHGETLELKGVKHMEWLMHAEEELKVLLDTCDEVYVVGFSMGGLIASYLSVKYDIHKLVLLSAAAYYVNVKQLLKDIGNMIKEGVQGGLIENELYNRYKWKVTKTPILSTYEFRKVVRLTRPLLTKVNIPTFIAQGKNDGIVPPKAAKYIYETISSEEKDLFYSSKAKHLICHSEDNHELFDKIFQFLQSE; encoded by the coding sequence ATGATCGGTTGTTTATTGATCCACGGATTTACAGGCAGCCCGTATGAGGTGGAGCCACTGGCTGATTTTCTCAGGGAAAGGACCGACTGGCAGATTGCAGTGCCGACACTTCCGGGTCACGGGGAAACCCTCGAGCTGAAAGGCGTCAAGCATATGGAATGGCTCATGCATGCAGAAGAAGAACTGAAGGTTCTCCTGGATACATGTGATGAGGTGTATGTGGTCGGCTTTTCCATGGGAGGATTGATCGCTTCCTATCTTTCCGTGAAGTACGATATCCATAAGCTCGTCCTTTTAAGTGCTGCGGCTTATTATGTAAATGTCAAACAGCTGCTGAAAGATATTGGTAATATGATCAAAGAAGGCGTGCAGGGCGGCCTGATCGAAAATGAACTGTACAACAGGTACAAATGGAAGGTGACAAAAACCCCGATCCTGTCCACATATGAATTCAGAAAAGTGGTCAGATTGACCCGTCCCCTCCTGACAAAGGTGAACATCCCCACATTTATCGCCCAGGGAAAAAATGATGGGATAGTCCCTCCCAAAGCAGCAAAATATATATATGAAACGATCTCTTCTGAGGAAAAGGACTTGTTTTACTCTTCAAAAGCCAAACACTTGATTTGTCACAGTGAAGATAATCACGAACTTTTTGATAAGATCTTCCAATTCCTGCAAAGTGAATAG
- a CDS encoding DEAD/DEAH box helicase — translation MTKFADLNLSASTLKSIKRMGFEEATPIQASTIPVGLEGKDIIGQAQTGTGKTTAFGIPMIEKIDVKNPKVQALIIAPTRELAIQVSEELYRIGADKRARVLSVYGGQDIQRQIRAMKKNPHIIVGTPGRLLDHIKRKTLNLENVETLVLDEADEMLNMGFIEDIESILETVPSTRQTLLFSATMPDPIRRIANRFMTEPEVIKVKSKEVTVSNIEQYFTKVSEKEKFDTLSRLIDVQSPELAIVFGRTKRRVDELARALSIRGYLAEGIHGDLSQARRMTVLKKFKEGRIDILIATDVAARGLDISGVTHVYNFDIPQDPESYVHRIGRTGRAGKKGMSITFVTPREMGYLKIVEQTTKKKMTALKPPSLNEALEGQQRLAVEKLVEAAKESDLKEYYPLAEELLGDHDPVQAVAAAIRVLTKEPDTTPVDITEERPLPSRGGNRGGGNRGGGYKGGNRSGKGGGSRGGSSRGANRSGGSSRGGDRNRSGGGRPQSSSKRKSYNNS, via the coding sequence TTGACTAAGTTTGCAGATTTAAACTTAAGCGCATCTACGTTGAAATCAATCAAACGTATGGGCTTTGAAGAAGCAACACCAATTCAGGCAAGTACGATTCCAGTAGGTTTAGAAGGTAAAGACATCATCGGCCAGGCACAAACTGGAACAGGTAAAACAACAGCATTTGGAATTCCAATGATCGAGAAAATCGATGTGAAAAACCCTAAAGTGCAAGCATTGATCATTGCACCAACCCGCGAACTTGCGATTCAGGTTTCTGAAGAGCTATACCGCATCGGTGCTGACAAGCGTGCCCGCGTCCTATCAGTATATGGAGGTCAGGACATCCAGCGCCAAATCCGCGCGATGAAAAAGAACCCTCATATCATCGTAGGTACACCAGGTCGTCTTCTTGACCACATCAAACGTAAAACACTTAACCTTGAAAACGTTGAGACACTTGTACTTGACGAAGCAGACGAAATGCTGAACATGGGCTTCATCGAAGACATCGAAAGCATCCTTGAGACTGTACCAAGCACAAGACAAACACTTCTATTCTCTGCAACAATGCCGGATCCGATCCGCCGCATTGCAAACCGCTTCATGACAGAGCCGGAAGTCATCAAGGTGAAATCGAAAGAAGTAACGGTTTCTAACATCGAGCAGTACTTCACGAAAGTAAGCGAAAAAGAAAAATTCGATACACTTTCTCGTCTGATCGACGTCCAATCTCCTGAGCTTGCGATCGTATTCGGTCGTACAAAGCGTAGAGTAGACGAATTAGCCCGTGCCCTAAGCATCCGCGGTTACCTTGCAGAAGGAATCCACGGAGATCTTTCTCAAGCTCGTCGTATGACGGTCCTTAAGAAATTCAAAGAAGGCCGCATCGACATCCTGATTGCAACAGACGTTGCTGCACGTGGACTTGATATCTCAGGCGTTACACATGTATACAACTTTGACATTCCTCAAGACCCTGAAAGCTACGTTCACCGTATCGGACGTACAGGTCGTGCAGGTAAGAAAGGTATGTCCATCACTTTTGTTACACCAAGAGAAATGGGTTACCTGAAGATCGTTGAACAAACAACGAAGAAGAAAATGACGGCCCTTAAGCCACCTAGCTTAAACGAAGCATTAGAAGGCCAGCAACGCCTTGCTGTAGAGAAGCTTGTTGAAGCAGCGAAGGAAAGCGATCTTAAAGAGTACTACCCATTAGCTGAAGAGTTACTTGGCGATCACGATCCTGTTCAAGCAGTAGCAGCAGCGATCCGTGTACTGACTAAAGAGCCTGATACAACACCGGTAGACATCACGGAAGAGCGTCCATTACCATCAAGAGGCGGTAATCGTGGCGGCGGCAACCGTGGCGGTGGTTACAAAGGTGGAAACCGCAGCGGCAAAGGCGGCGGTAGCCGAGGTGGATCATCCCGTGGCGCCAACCGCTCAGGCGGAAGTAGCCGTGGCGGAGACCGCAACCGTTCAGGCGGCGGCAGACCACAATCTTCAAGCAAACGCAAATCATATAACAATTCTTGA